A portion of the Faecalibacterium sp. I3-3-89 genome contains these proteins:
- a CDS encoding CidA/LrgA family protein, which yields MPLPVPASVYGLLLLLAALRLGIVKLEQVKEVGLFLTGIFPLLFVPAAAGVMELWAEMGAMLLPILIAIVPVTVLVLVSAGRTTQALTSRRAAKKEVEHD from the coding sequence CTGCCCCTCCCCGTCCCGGCCAGCGTCTACGGCCTGCTGCTGTTACTGGCGGCGCTCCGCCTCGGCATCGTGAAGCTCGAGCAGGTCAAGGAGGTGGGGCTGTTCCTCACCGGCATCTTCCCGCTGCTATTCGTGCCCGCCGCTGCGGGCGTCATGGAGCTCTGGGCCGAGATGGGCGCGATGCTGCTGCCCATCCTCATCGCCATCGTGCCGGTGACGGTGCTCGTGCTTGTGAGCGCAGGCCGCACCACGCAGGCCCTCACCAGCCGCCGCGCTGCAAAAAAGGAGGTCGAACATGACTGA
- a CDS encoding LrgB family protein yields MTELLNGFLSGSAAWGVLLTLAAFALGTLINKTTGKAIFNPLLLGSIFVILFLSLLNISYADYKASAAPVNYLLLPATISLAIPLYEKWDLLKENAAAIIAGISVGTLVSLGSVLALALAMGLTREQYATLLPKSVTTAISMDVAAELGGIAALTGAVVILTGIAGNLLAEVICKAFHITDPIAKGIGIGTSAHAVGTSKALQMGEVEGAMSGLSIAVAGVLTAVLCPFFVSFIQ; encoded by the coding sequence ATGACTGAACTGCTGAACGGATTTCTCTCCGGTTCCGCCGCGTGGGGCGTGCTGCTGACGCTGGCCGCCTTCGCACTGGGCACCCTCATCAACAAGACCACCGGCAAGGCCATCTTCAATCCGCTGCTGCTGGGCAGCATCTTTGTCATCCTCTTTCTGAGCCTGCTGAACATCTCCTACGCCGACTACAAGGCCAGTGCCGCGCCGGTGAATTACCTGCTGCTGCCGGCCACCATCAGCCTCGCCATCCCGCTGTATGAAAAGTGGGACCTGCTGAAGGAGAATGCCGCCGCCATCATCGCGGGCATCTCGGTGGGCACGCTGGTCAGCCTTGGCAGCGTGCTGGCGCTGGCACTGGCTATGGGCCTCACCCGGGAACAGTACGCCACCCTCCTGCCCAAGTCGGTCACGACGGCTATCAGCATGGATGTCGCCGCCGAGCTGGGCGGCATCGCGGCCCTGACCGGTGCCGTCGTCATCCTCACCGGCATCGCGGGCAACCTGCTGGCCGAGGTGATCTGCAAAGCCTTCCACATCACCGACCCCATCGCCAAGGGCATCGGCATCGGCACCTCGGCCCATGCCGTGGGCACCAGCAAGGCCCTTCAGATGGGCGAGGTCGAGGGCGCGATGAGCGGCCTGTCCATCGCGGTGGCCGGCGTCCTCACTGCTGTGCTCTGCCCCTTCTTTGTCAGCTTTATCCAGTAA
- a CDS encoding bifunctional diguanylate cyclase/phosphodiesterase — translation MKLLMRDEAKGKEHTIFAALMVMLVIMVMLMASAIGVSGVTLRLDENAVDILDKQVENRARYIETQLQQAQDLTELSSFINDTARQMLDEGTISLDTLDSTGGESLPLLEAAAPRLLKALRAKQVSGVFLILNTHDFTDRTSGDRLPCVYLRDLDPEAASSADNSDVMFERAPAELVQAFGITTDKAWTPAQQYLEGEEDAFYVRPFQAAYESGEQTGAAADYGRWTTLPYTLLGDDREAIAYAQPLILDDGTVYGVLGIEMLESYMDTKLPWDELQNDNHGSYLLASTTSDLRGEELQIHVTANTGEQTAALQKEGWELTLHRAKGYWHYPSGGANQVASIRQISLYNRNAPFSGERRLLIGVVGRNDLFRFSQSVTNLVSFAILLTLGFGLGCAFFVSIGLAQPVAQLSKELADAQERHQAVPEFSRTGIRELDRLADAIVTLSTDNYKAAVAERSRIEHERDYDALTGLYSRQAFFRVCGELFEKPRMMRCAALMMTDLDNLKTINDTYGHDWGDIYLRKTAHSLQQGVPGGTVVARLSGDEFLLLFYGYETKEAVRKDIRKLEEGFARSSATLPDGKKLCIRMSGGVAWYPDDAADLDTLKRYADFAMYEVKHSTKGEVREFNMEHYRDGIYAMKQRSDFEILVRERQVDYYFQPIFSARDGHVAAYEALMRPRLPALSSPQRVMELASEMGRLYDIEKLTLFRACECYEALEAAGKVEPDALVFVNSIASVSLNDEDWAHFRAAHKAILSKLVVEITEEEEMDEQALERKRNATGAPAVFALDDYGSGYSNGSSLLTIAPRYVKVDIAIIRGIDADPDKQQFLKALIDYARPRGVQVLAEGVETMDDLRRVLEMGVDLLQGYCLARPAAEPLAIHEKAVRVIEEAARQRDA, via the coding sequence ATGAAGCTTCTGATGCGAGATGAAGCAAAAGGAAAAGAACACACCATCTTTGCGGCGCTGATGGTCATGCTGGTCATCATGGTCATGCTGATGGCCTCGGCCATTGGGGTCAGCGGCGTCACCCTCCGACTGGATGAGAACGCGGTGGACATCCTCGACAAGCAGGTGGAGAACCGTGCCCGGTATATTGAGACCCAGCTCCAGCAGGCACAGGACCTGACGGAGCTTTCGAGCTTTATCAACGATACGGCTCGGCAGATGCTGGACGAGGGGACGATCTCCCTCGATACGCTGGATTCTACCGGCGGTGAGAGCCTGCCCCTGCTGGAAGCGGCCGCTCCGAGGCTGCTCAAGGCGCTCCGCGCCAAGCAGGTCAGCGGCGTCTTCCTCATCCTGAACACCCACGACTTTACAGACCGCACCTCCGGCGACCGGCTGCCCTGCGTCTATCTGCGGGACCTCGACCCAGAAGCCGCCTCCTCGGCGGACAACTCCGACGTGATGTTTGAGCGCGCTCCGGCAGAGCTGGTGCAGGCCTTCGGCATCACTACGGACAAGGCGTGGACGCCTGCGCAGCAGTATCTGGAGGGGGAAGAGGATGCCTTTTATGTCCGGCCCTTCCAAGCTGCCTATGAGAGCGGGGAGCAGACCGGAGCTGCGGCGGATTATGGCCGCTGGACGACCCTGCCCTATACGCTGCTGGGCGATGACCGGGAGGCCATCGCCTACGCGCAGCCTCTGATTTTGGACGACGGCACGGTGTACGGCGTTCTGGGCATCGAGATGCTGGAAAGCTATATGGACACCAAGCTCCCGTGGGACGAATTGCAGAACGACAACCACGGAAGCTATCTGCTGGCCTCCACGACTTCCGACCTGCGGGGCGAGGAGCTGCAGATCCATGTCACCGCCAACACCGGCGAGCAGACGGCCGCGCTGCAGAAGGAAGGATGGGAGCTGACCCTCCACCGCGCCAAGGGCTACTGGCATTATCCGAGCGGCGGTGCCAATCAGGTCGCCAGCATCCGCCAGATCAGCCTCTACAACCGCAACGCCCCCTTCTCGGGCGAACGGCGGCTGCTTATCGGCGTGGTGGGAAGGAACGACCTCTTCCGCTTCTCCCAGTCGGTGACGAATCTCGTGAGCTTTGCGATCCTGCTGACGCTGGGCTTTGGTCTGGGCTGCGCATTCTTCGTCAGCATCGGTCTGGCCCAGCCGGTCGCTCAGCTCTCGAAGGAGCTGGCGGATGCGCAGGAGCGGCATCAGGCCGTCCCGGAGTTCTCCCGCACCGGCATCCGGGAGCTGGACAGGCTGGCCGACGCCATCGTGACCCTGAGCACCGACAACTACAAAGCAGCCGTAGCCGAGCGCAGCCGCATCGAGCACGAGCGCGATTACGACGCCCTTACCGGGCTGTACAGTCGTCAGGCCTTCTTCCGGGTCTGCGGCGAGCTGTTCGAGAAGCCCAGAATGATGCGCTGTGCGGCCCTGATGATGACGGACCTCGATAACCTCAAGACCATCAATGATACCTACGGCCACGACTGGGGCGACATCTATCTGCGCAAGACGGCCCACAGCCTGCAGCAGGGCGTGCCCGGCGGCACCGTGGTGGCGCGGCTCTCCGGCGATGAGTTCCTGCTGCTGTTCTACGGCTATGAGACGAAGGAGGCCGTGCGGAAGGACATCCGGAAGTTGGAAGAGGGCTTTGCCCGGAGCAGCGCCACCCTGCCGGACGGCAAGAAACTGTGCATCCGGATGTCCGGCGGCGTAGCATGGTATCCCGACGATGCAGCCGACCTCGACACCCTCAAGCGATACGCCGATTTTGCGATGTACGAGGTCAAGCACTCCACCAAGGGCGAAGTCCGGGAGTTCAACATGGAGCACTACCGCGACGGCATCTACGCAATGAAGCAGCGCAGCGACTTCGAGATCCTTGTCCGGGAGCGGCAGGTGGACTACTACTTCCAGCCCATCTTCTCGGCCCGGGACGGCCATGTGGCGGCTTATGAGGCCCTGATGCGGCCCCGGCTGCCCGCCCTGAGCTCTCCCCAGAGGGTGATGGAGCTGGCCAGCGAGATGGGGCGGCTGTATGACATCGAGAAGCTGACCCTGTTCCGCGCCTGCGAGTGCTATGAAGCGCTGGAAGCGGCGGGCAAGGTGGAGCCGGATGCCCTCGTCTTCGTCAACAGCATCGCCAGCGTCAGCCTGAACGATGAGGATTGGGCGCACTTCCGTGCGGCCCACAAAGCCATCCTCTCGAAGCTGGTGGTGGAGATCACCGAGGAGGAGGAGATGGACGAACAGGCGCTGGAGCGGAAGCGGAATGCCACCGGTGCGCCCGCCGTCTTTGCGCTGGACGACTACGGCAGCGGCTACAGCAACGGCAGCAGCCTGTTGACCATCGCGCCCCGCTATGTCAAGGTGGACATCGCCATCATCCGGGGCATTGATGCCGACCCCGACAAGCAGCAGTTCCTCAAGGCCCTCATCGACTATGCCCGCCCCCGCGGCGTGCAGGTGCTGGCCGAGGGCGTGGAGACGATGGATGACCTGCGCAGGGTGTTGGAGATGGGCGTGGACCTTCTGCAGGGCTACTGTCTGGCCCGCCCGGCCGCAGAGCCTCTGGCCATCCACGAAAAGGCGGTCAGAGTCATCGAAGAAGCGGCCCGCCAGCGGGATGCATGA
- a CDS encoding ABC transporter substrate-binding protein has product MMKRNWMHRLGAFAAAAALVLSLAGCGASQSGGPADVEPVQLTVWTYYNGDQLESFNRLVEEFNATVGKEQNITVENCSQGNVNDLEAQVMASAQGKVGAEEMPNIFMAYADTAYAMDQMSELVDLAPYFTDEERAAYIGSYLTEGDFNDDGSIKIFPVAKSVELLFLNDTDWQTFADATGAEYADLKTIEGLVGTAEAYYNWTDAQTETPDDGKALFGRDAMANYMLIGAKELGDTLFDVKGGRMTVELTEATARRLWDNYYVPYVKGWFSASGRFRSDDIKIGNILAYVGSSSSATYFPSRVMLSDTESHSIALKVLPAPHFADGEKFAVQQGAGMAVAKTTDAEEAASVVFLKWLTQPENNIAFAVGSGYLPVTHAANEMDAIRSSGLILTGNMENILTQAVDTVNSSEMYTPRAFEGGTKARDTLTYSMSDLAEADRATVVARIAAGESVADAEAEFMTDEYFEAWYQSLCDALRQYEG; this is encoded by the coding sequence ATGATGAAACGAAACTGGATGCACCGACTGGGAGCATTCGCAGCAGCTGCAGCGCTGGTGCTCAGCCTCGCAGGCTGCGGGGCTTCGCAGAGCGGCGGACCGGCAGATGTCGAGCCGGTGCAGCTGACCGTCTGGACGTACTACAACGGCGACCAGCTGGAAAGCTTCAACAGATTGGTCGAAGAGTTCAATGCGACCGTCGGCAAGGAACAGAACATCACCGTGGAAAACTGCAGTCAGGGCAATGTCAATGACCTTGAGGCACAGGTGATGGCCTCGGCACAGGGCAAGGTGGGCGCAGAGGAGATGCCCAACATCTTCATGGCCTACGCGGACACCGCCTATGCGATGGACCAGATGAGCGAGCTGGTGGACCTTGCGCCCTACTTCACCGACGAGGAGAGGGCGGCCTACATCGGGAGCTACCTGACCGAGGGCGACTTCAACGACGACGGCAGCATCAAAATATTCCCGGTGGCAAAGTCTGTGGAGCTTTTGTTCCTGAACGACACCGACTGGCAGACCTTTGCCGATGCCACCGGCGCAGAGTACGCCGACCTTAAGACCATCGAGGGTCTGGTCGGGACTGCCGAAGCCTACTACAACTGGACGGACGCCCAGACCGAAACGCCCGACGACGGCAAGGCCCTGTTTGGCCGCGACGCGATGGCGAACTATATGCTCATCGGCGCAAAGGAGCTGGGAGACACCCTCTTCGACGTCAAGGGCGGCAGGATGACCGTGGAGCTGACCGAGGCCACCGCCCGCAGGCTGTGGGACAACTACTATGTGCCCTACGTCAAGGGCTGGTTCTCCGCCAGCGGCCGCTTCCGCAGCGACGACATTAAGATCGGCAACATTCTGGCCTACGTCGGCTCCAGCTCCAGCGCCACCTATTTTCCGTCTCGGGTAATGCTGAGCGACACCGAGAGCCACAGCATCGCCCTGAAAGTCCTGCCTGCGCCCCATTTTGCCGACGGCGAGAAATTCGCGGTCCAGCAGGGGGCCGGTATGGCCGTGGCAAAGACCACCGACGCCGAGGAGGCAGCCAGCGTGGTCTTCCTCAAGTGGCTGACCCAGCCGGAGAATAATATTGCCTTTGCGGTAGGCTCCGGCTATCTGCCCGTGACCCACGCCGCCAATGAGATGGACGCCATCCGCAGCAGCGGCCTCATCCTGACCGGAAACATGGAGAACATCCTGACGCAGGCCGTCGATACCGTGAACAGCAGCGAGATGTACACGCCCCGCGCCTTTGAGGGCGGCACCAAGGCCCGCGACACCCTGACCTACAGCATGAGCGACCTTGCGGAGGCTGACCGTGCCACCGTCGTCGCGCGCATCGCCGCAGGCGAGAGCGTGGCCGACGCTGAGGCGGAGTTTATGACCGATGAGTATTTCGAGGCATGGTATCAGAGCCTCTGCGATGCCCTGCGCCAGTACGAGGGCTGA
- the cysS gene encoding cysteine--tRNA ligase, which yields MQIFNTLTRQKEEFVPQVPGEYRIYVCGPTVYNYIHIGNARPLIVFDTLRRYLEYRGNKVIYVSNITDIDDKLIKKGQEEGTSMKEVAQRFEAEYLKDAAGLNCKKPTVQPRATEHIQQILDIVKDLIESGHAYVAKNGDVYFRVKSDPEYGKLSHLKLDDLESGNRELRSQMEDDLKEDPADFAVWKAAKPGEPAWESPYGMGRPGWHIECSAMSRTHLGKTIDLHCGGQDLIFPHHENEIAQSECANGCTFARYWMHNGFINVDNQKMSKSLHNFFTVRDVADLYGYEPIRYFMLTAGYRMPLNYTVDLIESCKNSLERLYTCRENLDFALSKAEFGTDESLKEKAEEAKRKFCTAMDDDLNTPDALAAVFDLVKDINTLSAASSKAALEAGAAAFDEITGVLGLMYNRKKDEVPAEVTELVEKRAAAKKAKDWASADAIRAQLTEMGWAVKDTAQGPQLSKL from the coding sequence ATGCAGATCTTCAACACCCTGACCCGCCAGAAGGAAGAGTTCGTGCCGCAGGTGCCCGGCGAGTACCGCATCTACGTCTGCGGCCCCACCGTCTACAACTATATCCACATCGGCAACGCCCGCCCGCTCATCGTCTTCGATACCCTGCGCCGCTACCTCGAGTACCGCGGCAACAAGGTCATCTACGTCTCCAACATCACCGACATCGACGATAAGCTCATCAAAAAGGGACAGGAAGAGGGCACCTCCATGAAGGAGGTCGCCCAGCGCTTCGAGGCCGAGTACCTCAAGGACGCCGCCGGTCTCAACTGCAAAAAGCCCACCGTCCAGCCCCGCGCCACCGAGCACATCCAGCAGATTTTGGACATCGTGAAGGACCTCATCGAGAGCGGCCACGCCTACGTTGCCAAGAACGGCGACGTCTATTTCCGGGTCAAGAGCGACCCCGAGTACGGCAAGCTGAGCCACCTCAAGCTGGACGACCTCGAGAGCGGCAACCGTGAGCTGCGCAGCCAGATGGAAGACGACCTGAAGGAAGACCCCGCCGACTTTGCGGTCTGGAAGGCTGCAAAGCCCGGCGAGCCTGCGTGGGAAAGCCCTTACGGCATGGGCCGCCCGGGCTGGCACATCGAGTGCAGCGCCATGAGCCGCACCCATCTGGGCAAGACCATCGACCTCCACTGCGGCGGTCAGGACCTCATCTTCCCCCACCACGAGAATGAGATCGCCCAGAGCGAGTGCGCCAACGGCTGCACCTTCGCCCGCTACTGGATGCACAACGGCTTCATCAACGTGGACAATCAGAAGATGTCTAAGAGCCTGCACAACTTCTTCACCGTCCGCGATGTGGCAGACCTCTACGGCTACGAGCCGATCCGCTACTTCATGCTGACCGCCGGCTACCGGATGCCGCTGAACTACACGGTGGACCTCATCGAGAGCTGCAAGAACAGCCTCGAGCGCCTCTATACCTGCCGCGAGAACCTCGACTTCGCCCTCAGCAAGGCCGAGTTCGGCACCGACGAGAGCCTGAAGGAGAAGGCCGAGGAGGCCAAGCGCAAGTTCTGCACCGCGATGGACGACGACCTGAACACCCCCGATGCACTGGCCGCAGTCTTCGACCTCGTGAAGGACATCAACACCCTGTCCGCCGCTTCCAGCAAGGCCGCTCTCGAGGCCGGCGCTGCCGCCTTCGACGAGATCACCGGCGTGCTGGGCCTGATGTACAACCGCAAGAAGGACGAGGTGCCCGCCGAAGTGACGGAGCTGGTGGAGAAGCGTGCCGCCGCCAAGAAGGCGAAGGACTGGGCCTCTGCCGACGCCATCCGCGCCCAGCTGACCGAGATGGGCTGGGCCGTCAAGGATACCGCTCAGGGTCCCCAGCTGAGCAAGCTGTAA
- a CDS encoding GNAT family N-acetyltransferase, with the protein MQLLTERLFLIPLRPDGMRALLARTTDPELVQPYTDMLDLSLAHPDQWVWYTAWGLYQNDSGDWVGDLCFKGLPENGHPEIGYGLLPEYEHQGYATEAVRAACRWAFGQPGVTAVEAETDPGNTASQAVLRRVGFVPTGTMGEEGPRFILRKKA; encoded by the coding sequence ATGCAGCTCCTCACCGAACGCCTTTTCCTCATCCCCCTGCGTCCGGACGGGATGCGCGCCCTTCTGGCCCGCACCACCGACCCGGAGCTTGTCCAGCCCTACACCGATATGCTGGACCTTTCACTCGCCCACCCCGATCAGTGGGTCTGGTACACCGCATGGGGCCTCTATCAGAATGACTCCGGCGACTGGGTGGGCGACCTCTGCTTCAAGGGCCTGCCCGAAAATGGCCACCCCGAGATCGGCTACGGCCTCCTGCCGGAGTACGAGCATCAGGGCTATGCCACCGAGGCCGTCCGCGCCGCCTGCCGCTGGGCCTTCGGCCAGCCCGGCGTCACCGCCGTCGAGGCCGAGACCGACCCCGGCAACACCGCCTCGCAGGCTGTCCTCCGCCGGGTGGGCTTCGTGCCCACGGGAACGATGGGCGAGGAAGGACCGAGGTTTATTCTGCGCAAAAAGGCCTGA
- the asnA gene encoding aspartate--ammonia ligase: MSKIIIPANYTPALNLYDTQRAIGTVKRLFADTLCATLNLYRVSAPLFVEASTGLNDDLNGVERKVTFDTKDSGIEVQVVQSLAKWKRKALKDYGFRVGKGLYCDMNAIRRDEDMDNLHSIYVDQWDWEKVIREEDRNETYLKNVVRSIVSAVCATEMNLHAMFPQLQDLPLHTPNVTFITSQELEDKYPDLTPKERENAFVKENGTTFLMKIGAPLKSGKPHDGRAPDYDDWDLNGDLLFWNEPLQCSYELSSMGIRVSPESMDRQLTAAGCDDRRTLPFHKAVLNGELPYTIGGGIGQSRLCMLLLGSAHIGEVQASVWDAATREACEKAGIPLL; the protein is encoded by the coding sequence ATGAGCAAGATCATCATTCCGGCAAACTACACGCCCGCGCTGAACCTGTACGACACCCAGCGCGCCATCGGCACGGTGAAGCGGCTGTTCGCCGACACCCTGTGCGCCACGCTGAACCTCTACCGCGTGTCGGCACCGCTCTTTGTCGAGGCCTCCACCGGCCTGAACGACGACCTGAACGGCGTCGAGCGGAAAGTCACCTTCGACACCAAGGACAGCGGCATCGAGGTTCAGGTGGTCCAGTCGCTGGCCAAGTGGAAGCGCAAAGCCCTGAAGGACTACGGCTTCCGGGTCGGCAAAGGCCTCTACTGCGACATGAACGCCATCCGCCGCGACGAGGACATGGACAACCTCCACTCCATTTATGTGGACCAGTGGGACTGGGAGAAGGTCATCCGCGAAGAGGACCGGAACGAGACGTACCTGAAGAACGTCGTGCGCTCCATCGTGTCGGCGGTCTGCGCCACCGAGATGAACCTGCACGCCATGTTCCCCCAGCTGCAGGACCTGCCGCTCCACACCCCCAACGTCACCTTCATCACCTCACAGGAGCTGGAGGATAAGTACCCCGACCTGACCCCGAAGGAGCGGGAGAACGCCTTCGTCAAGGAGAACGGCACCACCTTCCTGATGAAGATCGGCGCCCCCCTCAAGAGCGGCAAGCCCCACGATGGCCGTGCACCCGACTACGACGACTGGGATCTGAACGGCGACCTGCTGTTCTGGAATGAGCCGCTGCAGTGCAGCTATGAGCTGAGCAGCATGGGCATCCGCGTCAGCCCCGAGAGCATGGACCGCCAGCTCACCGCCGCAGGCTGCGACGACCGCCGCACGCTCCCCTTCCACAAGGCTGTGCTGAACGGCGAGCTGCCCTACACCATCGGCGGCGGCATCGGCCAGAGCCGTCTGTGTATGCTGCTGCTGGGCAGCGCCCACATCGGTGAGGTCCAGGCCAGCGTCTGGGACGCCGCCACCCGCGAAGCCTGCGAAAAGGCAGGGATCCCGCTGCTGTAA
- the pgsA gene encoding CDP-diacylglycerol--glycerol-3-phosphate 3-phosphatidyltransferase — protein sequence MNLPNKLTLTRILLVPVFMIFVSLGQYITPSYNPRYYLIAGFVFAVASFTDFLDGHLARKWNMVTDFGKFADPLADKLLTTVAFIYMMRDGVCSPVVLCIILAREFAVSGLRMVAAGAKDGRVIAANMWGKVKTVLQMLTILFYYFTVSLTGNVLGQQCAGVASVLCWGVAAVTAISGIKYLWDNRSFINTAK from the coding sequence ATGAATCTGCCCAATAAGCTCACCCTGACCCGTATTCTGCTGGTGCCGGTGTTCATGATCTTCGTCTCTCTCGGCCAGTATATCACGCCGAGCTACAACCCCCGCTACTATCTCATTGCAGGCTTTGTCTTTGCCGTAGCCAGCTTCACCGATTTCCTCGACGGCCATCTGGCCCGCAAGTGGAACATGGTCACGGATTTCGGCAAGTTTGCCGACCCGCTGGCCGACAAGCTGCTGACCACAGTGGCCTTCATCTACATGATGCGGGACGGCGTATGCAGCCCCGTGGTGCTCTGCATCATTCTGGCCCGTGAGTTCGCTGTCTCCGGACTCCGCATGGTAGCCGCCGGTGCCAAGGATGGCCGGGTCATCGCCGCCAATATGTGGGGCAAGGTGAAGACCGTGCTGCAGATGCTGACCATCCTCTTCTACTACTTCACGGTCTCCCTGACCGGAAACGTGCTGGGCCAGCAGTGCGCAGGTGTGGCCTCTGTGCTGTGCTGGGGCGTGGCCGCTGTGACCGCGATCTCCGGCATCAAGTATCTGTGGGACAACCGCAGCTTCATCAATACGGCAAAATAA
- the rimO gene encoding 30S ribosomal protein S12 methylthiotransferase RimO, whose translation MKIACISLGCPKNQVDLDVMVHILLSAGHETVADLGEADVILVNTCGFIESAKTEAIENILEACSYKQVNPNLKVVVTGCLAERYRSQIEEEIPEVDAVVGCASNKAIDSIVARLFSGEEHLESYGLKKDFPLGGKRVIGTPAHYAYLKIAEGCNNRCHYCAIPGIRGPLRSREMADCVAEARWLAGEGVKELIIVAQDPTAYGEDWGKPGSICELLDKLNRIDGIQWIRIMYAYPERITDEFIAAMKRNEKVLPYLDLPIQHCNDTILKNMNRRSTRAELLEVIGKLRREIPDITLRTTLIAGFPGETEEQFEDLCSFVKEVQFDRLGCFAYSAEENTVAAKMDGQIEQEVKDRRAELVMQIQTGIMAQKQAAKVGQTVRVLCDGVDDESGLYLCRTAADAPEVDGNVCVSSEEPLYPGEFYDVLVEDSDLYDLYGTVVK comes from the coding sequence ATGAAAATTGCGTGTATTTCCCTTGGATGCCCGAAAAATCAGGTCGATCTGGACGTCATGGTCCACATCCTGTTGTCTGCGGGCCACGAGACGGTGGCCGACCTCGGCGAGGCGGACGTCATCCTCGTCAACACCTGCGGATTCATCGAGAGTGCCAAGACTGAGGCCATTGAAAATATCCTCGAGGCCTGCTCCTACAAGCAGGTGAACCCGAACCTGAAGGTGGTCGTCACCGGCTGTCTGGCCGAGCGCTACCGGAGCCAAATCGAGGAGGAGATCCCCGAGGTGGACGCCGTGGTCGGCTGCGCCTCTAATAAGGCCATCGACTCCATCGTGGCCCGCCTGTTCAGCGGCGAAGAGCATCTGGAGAGCTACGGCCTCAAAAAGGACTTCCCGCTGGGCGGCAAGCGCGTCATCGGCACGCCCGCCCACTATGCGTACTTAAAGATCGCCGAGGGCTGCAACAACCGCTGCCACTACTGCGCCATCCCCGGCATCCGCGGCCCGCTGCGCAGCCGTGAGATGGCCGACTGTGTGGCAGAGGCCCGCTGGCTGGCCGGTGAGGGCGTCAAGGAGCTTATCATCGTGGCACAGGACCCCACCGCCTACGGCGAGGACTGGGGCAAGCCGGGCAGCATCTGTGAGCTGCTGGACAAGCTGAACCGGATCGACGGCATCCAGTGGATCCGCATTATGTACGCCTACCCTGAGCGCATCACCGACGAGTTCATCGCTGCCATGAAGCGGAACGAGAAGGTCCTGCCCTACCTCGACCTGCCCATCCAGCACTGCAACGACACCATCCTCAAGAACATGAACCGCCGCTCTACCCGCGCCGAGCTGCTGGAGGTCATCGGCAAGCTGCGCCGTGAGATCCCGGACATCACCCTCCGCACGACCCTCATCGCGGGCTTCCCCGGCGAGACAGAGGAGCAGTTCGAGGACTTGTGCAGCTTTGTGAAAGAGGTGCAGTTCGACCGTCTGGGCTGCTTTGCCTACTCCGCCGAGGAGAACACCGTCGCCGCCAAGATGGACGGTCAGATCGAGCAGGAGGTCAAGGACAGGCGCGCCGAGCTGGTGATGCAGATCCAGACCGGCATCATGGCCCAGAAGCAGGCCGCAAAGGTGGGCCAGACCGTCCGCGTCCTCTGCGACGGCGTGGATGACGAGAGCGGCCTCTACCTCTGCCGCACCGCCGCCGACGCCCCCGAGGTGGACGGCAATGTCTGCGTGTCCAGCGAAGAGCCGCTCTACCCCGGCGAGTTCTATGACGTGCTGGTGGAGGACAGCGACCTTTACGATTTGTATGGTACTGTCGTAAAATAA